One genomic window of Thermococcus indicus includes the following:
- the taw3 gene encoding tRNA(Phe) 7-((3-amino-3-carboxypropyl)-4-demethylwyosine(37)-N(4))-methyltransferase Taw3, which translates to MFLHTKNFDEQKAKAMESLRKALAENKVDEDIVSLLEKINALENYFTTSSCSGRISVMEMPHFGDKVNSVWLGKWHREVSVEEVLEAIGRHRSGQLWFLVRSPILHVGARTMDDAVRLLNLAIGLGFKYSSIKSVSHKKLLVEIRSTERMDVPLGENGELWVSEEYIKRIVAIANSQVRRFKGKLKRLEEEIEKL; encoded by the coding sequence ATGTTCCTCCACACGAAGAACTTCGACGAGCAGAAGGCTAAAGCCATGGAGAGCCTTCGGAAGGCGCTGGCCGAGAATAAAGTGGACGAAGACATAGTTTCGCTGCTCGAAAAAATAAACGCGCTGGAGAACTACTTCACCACCTCCTCGTGCTCCGGCAGGATTTCGGTCATGGAGATGCCCCACTTCGGAGACAAGGTCAATTCCGTTTGGCTCGGCAAGTGGCACAGGGAGGTTTCCGTTGAGGAAGTCCTTGAGGCCATCGGGAGGCACCGCTCCGGCCAGCTCTGGTTCCTCGTGAGGAGTCCGATTCTGCACGTTGGCGCGCGAACCATGGATGATGCGGTTAGATTACTCAACCTCGCCATCGGACTGGGCTTCAAGTATTCCAGCATAAAGAGCGTGAGCCACAAGAAACTCCTCGTTGAGATACGCTCCACCGAGAGAATGGACGTTCCGCTCGGCGAAAACGGCGAGCTGTGGGTGAGCGAGGAGTACATCAAGAGAATCGTCGCCATTGCCAACTCCCAGGTGAGGCGCTTCAAGGGGAAGCTGAAGAGGCTGGAAGAAGAGATTGAGAAGTTATAA
- a CDS encoding PIN domain-containing protein, producing MAVIDTNVAIERLRKGEEIEESITGVTFVEFPRIVRYSRFKGDVLFPNLDDYLLAHELQEKLLKRGSPRGFADLLIAAICINRGEELITYDSDFVEIAKISSLRLILLER from the coding sequence ATGGCTGTCATAGACACAAACGTTGCCATAGAACGTCTCAGGAAGGGAGAGGAAATAGAGGAGAGCATAACTGGAGTTACCTTCGTGGAGTTTCCAAGAATTGTGAGATATTCCCGTTTCAAAGGGGATGTCCTGTTTCCAAATCTTGACGATTACCTTCTCGCCCACGAGCTTCAGGAAAAACTTCTCAAGAGGGGCAGTCCAAGGGGCTTTGCGGATTTACTCATAGCTGCCATCTGCATCAACCGGGGAGAGGAGTTAATAACATATGACTCTGATTTCGTGGAGATAGCCAAGATCTCCTCTCTAAGGCTGATTCTCCTTGAACGTTAA